One genomic window of Actinoalloteichus hoggarensis includes the following:
- a CDS encoding GntR family transcriptional regulator, giving the protein MRNLSGSKIQRQLSLRAQVEEALSSAIVSGELAPGSLLTVPTLAAQYEMSATPVREAMLDLEKRGFVTPVRNKGFRVTTVSEEVLGQLLDVRQRLEPSAMRDLAASGIPVDMTRFRALADAIVAGATTSDLHAYLQADREFHLALTDLLANPLLTQLIADLRSRTRLVGLVTMLESRQLDQSASEHHLLLDRIEAGDAEGAKALMHQHLSHISGWWAGRSETSGH; this is encoded by the coding sequence ATGAGGAACCTGTCCGGCTCGAAGATCCAGCGGCAGCTGAGCCTGCGTGCTCAGGTGGAGGAGGCGCTCTCCTCCGCCATCGTGTCCGGGGAGCTCGCTCCCGGCTCCCTTCTCACGGTGCCGACGCTGGCGGCGCAGTACGAGATGTCGGCGACGCCGGTGCGGGAGGCCATGCTCGACCTGGAGAAGCGCGGCTTCGTGACGCCGGTGCGCAACAAGGGATTCCGGGTCACCACGGTGAGCGAGGAGGTGCTCGGTCAGCTGCTCGACGTCCGACAGCGACTGGAGCCCTCGGCGATGCGGGACCTGGCCGCCAGCGGCATCCCGGTCGACATGACGCGGTTCCGCGCACTCGCCGACGCCATCGTCGCCGGCGCCACGACGAGTGATCTGCACGCCTATCTCCAGGCGGATCGGGAGTTCCATCTGGCGCTCACTGATCTGCTGGCCAATCCGCTGCTGACCCAGCTCATCGCCGATCTGCGGTCGCGGACACGACTGGTCGGGCTGGTGACGATGCTCGAATCGCGTCAGCTCGACCAGTCGGCCTCGGAGCATCACCTGTTGTTGGACCGGATCGAGGCGGGCGACGCCGAGGGCGCCAAGGCCTTGATGCACCAGCATCTCAGCCACATCAGCGGGTGGTGGGCCGGTCGGTCGGAGACCTCCGGGCACTGA